The Streptomyces sp. Je 1-332 genome has a window encoding:
- a CDS encoding streptophobe family protein, which yields MSDQKPPGRAPHGWIHALLAVLAALVAMAVVAALGLWAAGAADLPGGAFPSVVAAVVVMAVGGSVGLSGDAGAIAETNAGLSVLPLSVTLAGALVVAAGFLRPLRHRAVADTRELAGWAGRFAVLWVLLLIGLGLLARHRFTISLGEGAASDIGDVLGATPRVGFETDVPLTILFGLLWLAGVLAVALLVSRGAPLPGRLVRFQESVRPAAHAMVVLLLAYVVLGFVVGVVVAVTKGHAAQTLAVLLLGLPNLVWLAFTIGLGASWEGRVDGPFGLPMPKVLDDVLRTPEDSTLSLRTLSDYDGRVWWLLVVAAVLVLGAAFLMAARSPARMRAWQHAVHMAVALTLTVLAVSLLARVSAHYGLSLLGIGDLGGGLSGLVKLHPQLGMALILAVAWGLVAGFIGGLLARPVHRRGEVRQDGSSPS from the coding sequence GTGAGCGACCAGAAACCGCCCGGTCGGGCGCCCCACGGCTGGATCCACGCCTTGCTCGCCGTGCTCGCCGCGCTGGTGGCCATGGCCGTCGTCGCCGCGCTCGGCCTGTGGGCCGCCGGGGCGGCGGACCTGCCGGGCGGCGCGTTCCCCAGCGTCGTAGCGGCCGTCGTAGTGATGGCGGTCGGCGGCTCCGTGGGGCTCTCCGGTGACGCCGGAGCGATCGCCGAGACGAACGCGGGGCTCTCCGTGCTCCCCCTCTCGGTCACCCTCGCCGGAGCTCTGGTGGTCGCGGCCGGGTTCCTCAGGCCGTTGCGGCACCGGGCTGTCGCCGACACCAGGGAGCTGGCCGGCTGGGCAGGGCGGTTCGCGGTGCTGTGGGTACTGCTGCTCATCGGCCTCGGCCTGCTGGCCCGCCATCGGTTCACGATCTCGCTCGGGGAAGGGGCCGCGTCCGACATCGGTGACGTCCTGGGAGCGACGCCCAGGGTCGGCTTCGAGACCGACGTCCCGCTGACCATCCTCTTCGGGCTGCTGTGGCTGGCGGGTGTCCTCGCCGTGGCGCTGCTGGTCTCGCGTGGGGCGCCGCTGCCGGGCCGCCTGGTGCGCTTCCAGGAGTCGGTGCGTCCGGCGGCCCACGCCATGGTGGTTCTGCTGCTCGCGTACGTCGTCCTGGGGTTCGTCGTCGGCGTGGTCGTGGCAGTGACCAAGGGGCATGCGGCGCAGACGCTCGCGGTGCTGCTGCTCGGGCTGCCCAACCTCGTCTGGCTCGCCTTCACCATCGGGCTCGGCGCGTCCTGGGAGGGCCGCGTGGACGGGCCGTTCGGCCTGCCCATGCCGAAGGTCCTCGACGACGTACTGCGTACCCCGGAGGACTCCACGCTCAGTCTGCGGACGCTCTCCGACTACGACGGCCGGGTGTGGTGGCTGCTCGTCGTGGCGGCGGTCCTGGTCCTGGGGGCCGCGTTCCTGATGGCGGCTCGCTCACCGGCCCGGATGCGGGCCTGGCAGCACGCCGTGCACATGGCGGTGGCGCTGACCCTCACCGTGCTCGCCGTCAGTCTGCTCGCCCGCGTCTCCGCCCATTACGGCCTCTCGCTCCTGGGCATCGGGGATCTGGGCGGCGGCCTGTCCGGCCTGGTGAAGCTGCATCCGCAACTGGGGATGGCGCTGATCCTCGCCGTGGCCTGGGGTCTGGTCGCCGGCTTCATCGGCGGCTTGCTCGCGCGTCCGGTCCACCGCCGCGGTGAGGTGCGGCAGGACGGTTCCTCACCGTCCTAG
- a CDS encoding serine/threonine-protein kinase: MGVSGASSHAGRPSELVGAQIAGYRVESEIGRGGMAVVYRAKDLRLDRTVALKLLAPELARNDTFRQRFTHESRVAAAIEHPHIVPVFEAGETDGVLYIAMRYVPGLDLRHLLDGSGPLPVGTALRIAAQVASALDAAHDHGLVHRDVKPGNILVAKGTDSDHPEHVYLTDFGLTKKSLSLTGFTTVGQFVGTLDYVAPEQISGRPVDGRCDVYSLACVVHETMAGGPPFQRDDDMALLWAHQYDQPPPLTDKRPDAPAALDGVLAKALAKRPEERYGSCLEFVAALRTAATGSAAGHTPTRVDLRVAGAPADPKAPADPGAPPDPPDWARPVFRRLGGG; encoded by the coding sequence ATGGGGGTGTCGGGGGCCAGTAGTCATGCCGGGCGGCCCTCCGAGCTGGTGGGGGCGCAGATCGCGGGGTATCGCGTCGAGAGCGAGATCGGGCGTGGGGGCATGGCTGTCGTCTACCGCGCCAAGGACCTGCGGCTCGACCGGACCGTCGCCCTGAAGCTGCTCGCCCCCGAGCTCGCACGCAACGACACCTTCCGGCAGCGCTTCACGCACGAGTCACGCGTCGCCGCCGCGATCGAGCATCCGCACATCGTGCCGGTCTTCGAGGCGGGCGAGACGGACGGCGTGCTCTACATCGCCATGCGGTACGTCCCCGGGCTCGACCTGCGGCATCTGCTCGACGGCTCGGGCCCCCTCCCCGTCGGGACGGCCCTCCGCATCGCCGCCCAGGTCGCCTCCGCGCTCGACGCGGCCCACGACCACGGCCTGGTCCACCGCGACGTCAAACCCGGCAACATCCTCGTGGCCAAGGGCACCGACAGCGACCACCCGGAGCACGTCTACCTCACGGACTTCGGTCTGACGAAGAAATCGCTGTCACTGACCGGCTTCACGACGGTCGGCCAGTTCGTCGGGACCCTCGACTACGTGGCGCCGGAGCAGATCTCGGGCCGCCCCGTGGACGGCCGGTGCGACGTCTACAGCCTTGCCTGCGTCGTCCACGAGACCATGGCGGGCGGGCCGCCCTTCCAGCGCGACGACGACATGGCGCTGCTCTGGGCCCACCAGTACGACCAGCCGCCCCCGCTGACGGACAAACGCCCCGACGCACCCGCGGCCCTGGACGGAGTTCTCGCGAAGGCGCTGGCCAAGCGCCCCGAGGAACGGTACGGCTCCTGCCTCGAATTCGTGGCCGCACTGCGCACCGCGGCCACGGGAAGCGCGGCGGGGCACACCCCCACGCGGGTGGACCTGCGGGTCGCGGGAGCCCCCGCGGACCCGAAAGCCCCCGCGGACCCGGGGGCGCCTCCGGACCCGCCGGACTGGGCGCGGCCGGTCTTCCGGCGGCTAGGAGGGGGCTAG